From Trichoderma atroviride chromosome 1, complete sequence, one genomic window encodes:
- a CDS encoding uncharacterized protein (EggNog:ENOG41) has product MAAVTEATAKRFFSSPLFAVVGASSNPAKFGHKVHAWYLNHDLPVTPINPASQFVEVNGEQHPTKPDVKALPQPKDTSVSIITHPGITINVLKEAKSVGIPAVWLQPGTFDDEVLKFALEDGAFEAVVYGEGGRGSEGWCVLVDGEKAMKDAGKL; this is encoded by the exons ATGGCCGCTGTCACCGAAGCCACCGCCAAGCggttcttctcctctcccctCTTCGCAGTGGTGGGAGCTAGTTCCAACCCCGCCAAGTTTGGTCACAAAG TCCATGCCTGGTATCTGAACCATGATCTGCCCGTCACTCCCATCAACCCCGCCTCACAGTTCGTCGAGGTGAATGGCGAGCAGCACCCCACCAAACCAGATGTCAAGGCCCTGCCACAGCCAAAGGACACAtccgtctccatcatcacccacccgggcatcaccatcaacgtGCTGAAGGAGGCCAAGAGCGTTGGAATTCCTGCTGTCTGGCTACAGCCTGGCACTTTTGATGACGAGGTCCTAAAGTTCGCCTTGGAAGACGGGGCCTTTGAGGCTGTTGTCTATGGAGAGGGAGGCAGAGGCTCCGAGGGCTGGTGCGTTCTGGTGGACGGCGAGAAGGCCATGAAGGATGCTGGCAAGTTGTAA
- a CDS encoding uncharacterized protein (EggNog:ENOG41~CAZy:CE16), producing the protein MYSGDSYTTTSFNYTGGAQPSVSAPLGLWPGATSAHGENWVDFLTVTYNASVFFSYDLAVSGATLDNDIVAASSTSITSVKQQIANQFIPGYVSPITVPKPPKWTGSNTLFTVWVGINDIGATFGKGSASTAAINQQLISEYTSLVEQLYAAGARNFVFVTVPTIDRSPGTIAAGTTVAGQEKMDVVQWNQLLVNMAKSEKALRTDSNIWIYDANALFTDILNNVKSFPQTAGITNTTNFCEAYANGTPTDDYFDPSCGVPVNQYFWLNSLHPRTPVHNVIADVLSRELLAGPNIC; encoded by the exons ATGTACAGTGGCGACAGTTATACAACAACCA GCTTCAACTATACCGGCGGAGCACAGCCTTCTGTCTCCGCTCCCCTGGGTCTTTGGCCCGGAGCAACTTCCGCACACGGCGAGAACTGGGTCGATTTCCTCACAGTAACCTACAATGCGTCTGTATTCTTTTCGTATGACCTAGCTGTTAGCGGAGCAACACTGGACAACGACATTGTAGCAGCATCGTCGACATCCATCACCTCTGTCAAACAACAGATTGCCAACCAGTTCATTCCTGGATATGTATCGCCCATCACTGTGCCGAAGCCCCCCAAGTGGACCGGTAGCAACACGCTCTTTACAGTATGGGTTGGCATCAACGACATTGGAGCCACTTTTGGCAAGGGCTCTGCCTCTACAGCAGCCATTAATCAGCAGCTAATCTCAGAATATACGTCGCTCGTGGAACAGCTCTATGCAGCCGGTGCGCGCAACTTTGTCTTTGTAACTGTCCCGACCATCGACCGATCGCCCGGAACGATTGCCGCTGGAACAACTGTTGCCGGGCAGGAAAAGATGGACGTCGTGCAGTGGAACCAGCTGCTCGTCAATATGGCCAAGAGTGAGAAAGCTCTGCGTACGGACAGCAATATTTGGATTTATGACGCCAATGCGCTCTTTACCGACATCTTGAATAATGTCAAGTCTTTTCCGCAGACTGCTGGAATCACTAATACTACGAATTTCTGTGAAGCGTATGCCAA CGGGACGCCAACCGACGATTATTTTGACCCATCATGCGGCGTTCCCGTAAATCAATACTTCTGGCTCAACTCATTGCATCCAAGAACGCCGGTGCATAATGTGATTGCAGATGTCCTTTCACGCGAGCTTCTCGCAGGGCCCAACATCTGCTGA
- a CDS encoding uncharacterized protein (EggNog:ENOG41), translated as MVARLIRLSDGYPLFQANRSSARADWTELVHCAGNWLQLSSSWDNLCQPAPLPAYLEDPCKHHCAKHGGSHKKTHPHSERSIAASAAAALVGGGTFDATAAAAEEEQRRKELIREQAIADTLDDERVTDETSFRAAVRAREKRAQQNDALFSANMPNGTFITIHPGPGLSMNVSNETNGANEANSASDVKETETTTSTNSARGTSGSNGTRNGYRAIKETDLEPVPSQSWSAEDGKEYTLTTERANAIARWVQEAPVVTGMTKRKKRTKKTDGSTSAKADEAEKGIQKLEI; from the coding sequence ATGGTTGCTCGTCTTATCAGGCTATCCGACGGATATCCCTTGTTTCAAGCGAACAGGTCGTCTGCCCGAGCCGATTGGACCGAGCTGGTTCATTGTGCCGGCAATTGGTTACAACTCAGTTCTTCGTGGGACAACTTGTGCCAACCTGCGCCACTACCTGCCTACCTTGAAGACCCGTGTAAACACCATTGTGCCAAGCACGGCGGTAGCCACAAAAAGACTCATCCACATTCTGAGAGGTCCATAGCAGCCTCGGCTGCGGCAGCGCTCGTCGGTGGAGGCACTTTTGACGctaccgccgccgctgctgaagaagagcagcgtcGAAAGGAGCTGATCCGCGAGCAGGCTATAGCAGATACTCTCGACGATGAGCGCGTTACTGACGAGACTTCATTCCGAGCAGCCGTTAGAGCTCGCGAGAAACGAGCTCAACAAAACGACGCTTTATTCTCTGCGAACATGCCCAACGGCACTTTCATTACCATTCACCCAGGTCCGGGTTTGAGCATGAATGTTTCAAATGAGACTAATGGGGCCAATGAGGCCAATAGTGCAAGCGATGTAAAGGAGACTGAGACTACAACTAGCACCAATAGCGCCCGTGGCACAAGCGGCTCAAATGGTACGAGGAACGGATACAGAGCTATAAAGGAGACTGATCTCGAACCCGTTCCATCGCAAAGCTGGTCTGCcgaagatggcaaagaatACACCCTCACGACCGAACGAGCCAATGCAATTGCACGATGGGTCCAGGAGGCTCCTGTTGTTACCGGCATGACAAAGCGCAAGAAGCGgaccaagaagacggacgGCAGTACCAGCGCAaaagctgatgaagctgaaaagggcattcagaagctggagatttAA
- a CDS encoding uncharacterized protein (EggNog:ENOG41~MEROPS:MER0018608) yields MATINLDQYFSYEARLASFQKTTKRRGSTTGGRGAAKALNWPHKQISATSLARAGFVFNPSPDSPDNTICFLCEKGLDGWEAGDDPIYEHVKHAPHCGWALVAAIEADIGDYAREDPNDPEMVEARKATFAGRWPHENKKGWKCKTKQLVEAGWKYTPTGESDDMATCAYCQLALDGWEPSDKPLDEHYNRSPDCPFFSLVSQYKALGKASNRGKSSRNSSISGQSHGSTSAEISNPFDMSVGFDDTIATVSSSATQSGAKKPRAKKGPGAKAGRKKTQKEEPSELLDESSPMEEDTQPSKLRRGKKRSSEAVEESTMSLMGGPTLKKRGSQLSVNDTIDSIAAHEDDSEMTDVSSVSYNKSGASSSSRSKPGRKRASKLSSHASLASLRAPGGLLNDDEIERRLEADLEYHFTSEEEIAYDSDSTRNMAKASRTATDSEVETVSKKRSAEYAMFDTAVPEPSEAEIEDELQALQAEMEVKEPAPKRGRKAGVQKTMKQLKSKKFEPESEFLESQKEDERVVSADVSVSSARSAAKKPNLPPPAGKRGRGRPRMSLTSQDESIGETDESAQQPIKRGRGRPSRESLASLLSAESGDTHTANPAVKRGLGRPASSSLDSTGADEDSEAASALAPKRRGRPSKASSTSQNLHDYTAVGRNKDAYAPAKRGRGRPAKKLVEITPAEQTETEADDELIGAPELSEAFPRPPKQSPLRAIFSPKEDALSLAPLLGTPSKLLSPVPSARQPVLSPSQSPQSSDAENQPPLSRAPAPGAAKRTILAPVATTPVHGSPSKRNVMTGLRSTTQWASASLEAIFGSSHGTPGKENDMDRFLKRGNELTSPERQMSVEEWIYFNASEAEKKLKYECESLVNRFEMEGTRAIKVLEGLEVVEAEG; encoded by the exons ATGGCCACCATCAATCTCGATCAATATTTTTCCTACGAAGCCCGTCTGGCCTCCTTTCAGAAGACAACCAAGAGGCGCGGATCGACTACCGGCGGACGaggagcagcaaaggcaCTCAACTGGCCTCACAAGCAGATTTCGGCAACAAGT CTTGCCAGAGCCGGATTTGTATTCAACCCCAGCCCAGACAGCCCCGACAATACGATATGCTTCTTGTGCGAAAAAGGgttggatggatgggaggCTGGCGACGACCCAATCTACGAGCACGTCAAACATGCGCCCCATTGCGGCTGGGCACTGGTTGCTGCCATTGAGGCCGATATTGGGGATTACGCAAGAGAAGATCCCAATGATCCCGAAATGGTCGAAGCGCGCAAGGCGACTTTTGCCGGCAGATGGCCCCATGAGAATAAGAAAGGCTGGAAATGCAAGACTAAGCAG CTAGTAGAAGCCGGGTGGAAGTATACGCCAACTGGGGAGTCGGATGACATGGCTACATGTGCATACTGTCAACTGGCACTCGATGGATGGGAACCGAGCGACAAGCCTTT AGATGAGCACTACAATCGATCTCCAgattgcccttttttttcactaGTCAGCCAATATAAGGCTCTGGGGAAAGCTTCTAACCGTGGAAAGTCATCGCGCAACTCATCAATATCTGGCCAGTCACATGGGTCAACGTCCGCCGAGATATCGAATCCTTTCGATATGAGTGTCGGATTCGACGATACCATTGCTACAGTTTCATCTTCGGCCACACAGTCCGGGGCGAAGAAGCCTAGAGCAAAGAAGGGGCCGGGCGCGAAAGCTGGTAGGAAGAAGACTCAAAAAGAGGAGCCATCTGAGTTGCTTGATGAAAGCAGCCCAATGGAAGAAGACACGCAACCATCGAAACTCAGGCGAGGCAAGAAAAGGTCGAGTGAGGCTGTAGAGGAATCGACAATGAGTTTGATGGGTGGGCCcacgctgaagaagagagggtcGCAGCTTTCCGTCAACGACACCATTGATAGCATTGCAGCCCATGAGGACGACTCCGAGATGACTGATGTCTCCAGCGTTTCCTACAACAAAAGCGgagcgtcgtcgtcgtccagatCAAAGCCCGGCCGCAAACGCGCATCGAAGCTGAGTTCACACGCTTCTCTGGCATCATTACGAGCCCCCGGTGGCTTGCTaaatgatgatgagattgaacGCCGATTGGAGGCTGATCTAGAATACCATTTTACCAGTGAGGAGGAGATTGCATATGATTCTGACTCGACGCGGAACATGGCCAAAGCAAGCAGAACAGCAACTGACTCGGAAGTCGAAACTGTCTCAAAGAAAAGATCGGCTGAGTATGCAATGTTTGATACAGCCGTGCCTGAACCCAGCGAGgcagagattgaagatgagCTTCAAGCCCTACAAGCGGAGATGGAGGTCAAAGAGCCAGCGCCCAAGAGAGGTCGTAAAGCTGGCGTACaaaagacgatgaagcagctcaaaTCTAAAAAGTTTGAGCCTGAATCTGAATTTTTGGAGTCtcagaaagaagacgaaagaGTAGTATCGGCTGATGTCAGTGTAAGCAGCGCTAGGAGTGCTGCGAAGAAACCAAATTTGCCACCTCCCGCTGGGAAACGTGGGCGTGGGCGGCCGAGGATGTCACTGACATCTCAAGATGAGTCTATTGGTGAGACTGACGAGTCGGCACAGCAGCCGATTAAGCGTGGGCGAGGTCGGCCGTCGAGGGAATCATTGGCGTCTCTATTGTCAGCCGAATCAGGGGATACCCATACAGCTAACCCTGCCGTGAAACGAGGCCTCGGTAGACCCGCAAGTTCGTCTCTGGACTCGACAGGGGCAGATGAAGACAGcgaagctgcttctgctctggCCCCAAAACGCAGAGGACGACCATCTAAAGCTTCTTCTACATCGCAGAATCTGCATGATTATACAGCTGTTGGACGAAACAAAGATGCCTATGCACCCGCGAAACGAGGTCGTGGAAGACCGGCTAAGAAACTGGTCGAGATTACGCCCGCCGAACAGACTGAGACAGAGGCTGACGACGAGCTTATCGGAGCTCCTGAACTATCAGAAGCGTTCCCTCGGCCACCTAAACAATCACCTTTGCGAGCTATTTTCTCGCCCAAGGAAGATGCTTTGTCTCTGGCTCCATTGCTAGGTACTCCGTCCAAGCTCCTGTCTCCTGTGCCTTCGGCTAGACAACCAGTACTGTCCCCATCACAATCTCCCCAATCATCAGATGCAGAGAACCAGCCTCCTTTGTCTCGTGCCCCCGCTCCTGGCGCCGCAAAGCGTACTATACTGGCCCCTGTGGCAACAACTCCAGTTCATGGATCGCCTTCGAAGCGCAACGTTATGACCGGGCTTCGAAGTACGACACAATGGGCTTCCGCGAGCCTGgaagccatctttggctCATCACATGGCACTCCCGGAAAGGAAAACGACATGGACAGATTTTTGAAGCGAGGCAACGAGTTGACCAGCCCAGAGCGACAAATGAGCGTAGAGGAATGGATATACTTTAACGCGTCGGAagcggaaaagaagctcaagtACGAATGCGAATCTTTGGTCAACCGATTTGAAATGGAGGGCACCAGAGCTATCAAAGTCTTGGAGGGCTTGGAggttgttgaagctgaaggCTAA
- a CDS encoding uncharacterized protein (EggNog:ENOG41) produces MAKKKVKQAVGEDEAGIGSRPSVPGPAAHQAQSSPSPNSRHKSTTPDAAHSTAAPTGLAICRNKYVHWRHISSYHGPWLQMPYEILETIANINYNTPLPRPLDAASFFDLVKARRLVDEATNLAVRAASDIASPTLTSVNGGFPGISSMMSHGTGTAGHGGKLSRERKFKMREQASQKLARAYRLDEIVCSVATMQGASPLEDVGNLVLQRNPRDPDAKYVHFFHEKIPSRKMAESTSLEPLTEIIGDRPGEPEVLRTRATVKVFQNDLEGAVFDLTHALSISQFIRKSHQPKQEDTQIVDSQRTAARRRPHDVILPEKDQPSSLEAQLYFQRASVYLTLASDNAVDSMPPPPSNQSNENPAIANERGGEAKAEASDPGKEISRKQVESRKMAKTYAKRAIKDYLSFFSNIHYSPNLPAKIAKEFNDRVSMVMHGIRSSRALDTSSWTTSHTVYSLPDLFRSVPPDRPSAVSSSRSSQARCATAARRNRM; encoded by the exons atggccaagaagaaggtgaagcaGGCGGTCGGTGAAGACGAGGCTGGGATTGGAAGCCGGCCATCAGTGCCTGGTCCTGCAGCGCACCAGGCCCAGTCGTCGCCAAGTCCAAATTCAAGGCACAAATCTACAACTCCCGACGCGGCTCATTCGACAGCAGCTCCAACGGGGCTTGCGATATGTCGCAATAAGTATGT ACATTGGCGCCATATTTCTTCCTATCACGGGCCATGGCTGCAAATGCCGTACGAGATACTGGAGACTATTGCCAATATCAACTACAATACGCCATTGCCGCGGCCCCTCGATGCTGCCTCATTCTTTGACCTTGTCAAGGCACGACGGTTGGTCGACGAAGCTACCAATCTTGCTGTGAGGGCTGCTAGTGACATCGCCTCGCCAACACTGACCAGCGTTAATGGTGGCTTTCCGGGTATATCTTCGATGATGTCTCACGGAACGGGCACTGCAGGCCATGGCGGGAAACTAAGCAGAGAGCGCAAATTCAAGATGAGAGAGCAGGCGAGCCAGAAGCTAGCGCGCGCATATCGCTTGGACGAAATCGTCTGCAGTGTTGCGACTATGCAAGGCGCGTCGCCGCTTGAAGATGTGGGCAATCTCGTTTTACAGCGTAATCCCAGGGATCCTGACGCCAAATATGTCCACTTTTTCCATGAAAAGATTCCATCGAGGAAAATGGCTGAAAGCACGAGTTTGGAGCCTCTGACAGAGATTATCGGGGATCGTCCAGGAGAACCAGAGGTGCTGCGAACACGTGCGACGGTAAAGGTGTTCCAAAACGATTTAGAAGGCGCAGTCTTCGATCTCACCCATGCCTTGTCTATATCCCAGTTCATCCGCAAATCTCACCAACCCAAACAGGAGGATACGCAAATCGTAGACTCGCAACGCACCGCCGCTAGGAGACGGCCTCATGATGTCATTTTGCCGGAAAAAGACCAACCAAGCAGCCTTGAGGCTCAATTATACTTCCAACGGGCATCAGTATATCTGACACTCGCTTCTGATAATGCTGTGGACAgcatgccaccaccaccatcgaACCAATCCAACGAAAATCCAGCGATTGCAAACGAGCGAGGTGGGGAGGCAAAGGCAGAGGCCAGCGACCCAGGCAAAGAGATATCCCGAAAGCAGGTTGAGTCACGGAAAATGGCCAAAACCTATGCCAAACGGGCCATCAAGGATTACTTGTCCTTCTTTTCGAACATACACTATTCGCCAAACCTCCCAGCCAAAATAGCCAAGGAGTTCAACGACCGCGTCAGCATGGTCATGCACGGCATCCGCAGTTCCAGAGCCCTTGATACAAGCAGTTGGACAACATCACACACGGTTTACTCCTTGCCTGATCTTTTTCGCTCTGTTCCCCCCGACAGACCTTCCGCCGTATCCAGCTCAAGATCTAGTCAAGCAAGGTGTGCAACAGCCGCTAGACGAAACCGCATGTGA
- a CDS encoding uncharacterized protein (EggNog:ENOG41~SECRETED:SignalP(1-23)), whose translation MTSDNANMTKLFSLLSFANLAAAACISSGDETTINNALKSGGAGAVVQLCPSAVITVHNTVAFTAANQELSTQGYPTGSTRAIIRLQTTDQSISAVIRGGSLSGIKLRNIQIDGDRSGNASSANIELGGIQSGLLVDHVASMNPRGWSCMHIGEGAAASGASACSNATITNNDIGPCGLEGHDAAGHGQWADGISFACTNSLVQSNTVTGSTDGGIVLFSAPGTKVLSNKIVTGNTVTGVSSNSVFSEAGNCPTATKTAFNANQHLLWNSPSVTGPTNLQSGFVQHTDYPSFFICPTPPLPSTQVWTNGTLVVNTVPTTFSSLHNGFNFVFDDSAHLIVYDNGVVATTIGSTTTCNGQCTLDFQGDGNLVKRLSGSAFWASNTANRGATLTSLNTSPWLEIKDKTGAVIWDGVNGAH comes from the exons ATGACCTCGGACAATGCAAACATGACTAAACTGTTTAGCCTTCTTAGCTTTGCCAAcctcgcagcagctgcgtGCATATCAAGCGGAGATGAGACAACAATCAACAATGCTCTAAAGAGCGGTGGAGCAGGTGCCGTTGTTCAGCTTTGCCCAAGTGCCGTCATCACCGTTCATAATACCGTTGCGTTTACGGCCGCCAACCAAGAGCTCTCAACTCAAGGCTATCCAACCGGCTCAACGCGTGCAATCATTCGCTTGCAAACAACAGATCAGTCTATTTCAGCAGTCATTCGAGGAGGGAGCCTCAGTGGCATTAAATTGAGGAATATCCAAATTGATGGTGATCGATCAGGGAATG CTAGTTCTGCAAACATTGAGCTGGGCGGCATCCAAAGCGGCCTCCTCGTCGACCATGTTGCGTCCATGAACCCACGAGGCTGGAGCTGTATGCATATCGGAGAGGGCGCGGCCGCATCAGGAGCCTCGGCTTGCAGCAACGCgaccatcaccaacaacgaTATCGGCCCTTGCGGATTGGAGGGACACGATGCCGCGGGCCATGGTCAATGGGCTGATGGCATATCCTTTGCATGCACGAATTCACTGGTTCAGAGCAATACG GTCACCGGAAGCACTGATGGAGGAATCGTTCTATTCAGTGCCCCTGGCACAAAGGTCCTATCTAACAAAATT GTGACGGGCAACACCGTAACAGGAGTCAGTAGCAACTCGGTCTTTTCAGAAGCTGGAAACTGTCCTACAGCGACCAAGACGGCATTCAACGCGAACCAGCATCTTCTATGGAACAGTCCCAGCGTAACAGGACCGACAAACTTGCAGTCAGGATTTGTGCAGCACACCGACTATCCCTCATTCTTCATCTGCCCGACGCCGCCTCTGCCCAGCACGCAGGTTTGGACAAACGGGACCTTGGTGGTCAACACTGTTCCGACGAcgttctcttctcttcacaaTGGCTTCAACTTTGTGTTTGATGACAGCGCGCATCTCATTGTCTATGACAATGGCGTGGTGGCAACAACGATTGGATCGACGACTACGTGCAACGGCCAGTGCACCCTCGATTTCCAAGGTGATGGAAATCTCGTGAAGCGGCTGAGCGGATCTGCATTCTGGGCGTCGAACACGGCCAATCGAGGCGCGACTCTGACGTCGTTGAACACGTCGCCTTGGCTGGAGATTAAAGACAAGACGGGAGCGGTTATTTGGGATGGAGTGAATGGG GCTCATTAA